In the Eptesicus fuscus isolate TK198812 chromosome 12, DD_ASM_mEF_20220401, whole genome shotgun sequence genome, one interval contains:
- the LOC103293384 gene encoding LOW QUALITY PROTEIN: histone deacetylase 1-like (The sequence of the model RefSeq protein was modified relative to this genomic sequence to represent the inferred CDS: substituted 1 base at 1 genomic stop codon), protein MGQTQGTRRKVCYYYDGDVGNYYYGQGHPMKPHRICMTHNLLLIYGLYRKMEIYHPLKANAEEMSKYHSDDYIKFLCSIRPDNMSEYSKQMQRFNVGEDCPVFDGLFEFCQLATGGSVASAVKLNKQQTDIAVNWAGGLHHAKKSEASGFCYVNDIILAILELLKYHQRVLYVDIDIHHGDGVEEAFYTTDQVMTVSFHKYGEYFPGTGDLRDIGAGKGKYYAVNYPLRDGIDDESYEAIFKLVISKVMEMFQPSVVVLQCGSDSLSGDRLGCFNLTMKGHAKCVEFVKSFNLPMLMLGGGGYTIRNVARCWMYEIAVALDTEIPNELPYNDCFEYFGPDFKLHISPSNMTNQNTNDYLEKIKQXLFENLRMLPHAPGVQMQAIPEDTIPEESGDEDEEDPDKRISICSSDKRIACEEEFSDSDEEGEGGRKNSSNFKKAKRVKTEDEKEKDPEEKKEVTEEEKTKEDKQEAKGVKEEVKLA, encoded by the coding sequence ATGGGGCAGACTCAGGGCACCCGGAGGAAAGTCTGTTACTACTACGACGGGGATGTTGGAAATTACTATTATGGACAAGGCCACCCAATGAAACCTCACCGAATCTGCATGACTCATAATTTGCTACTTATCTATGGTCTCTACCGAAAAATGGAAATCTATCATCCTCTCAAAGCCAATGCTGAGGAGATGAGCAAGTATCACAGCGATGATTACATAAAATTCTTGTGCTCCATTCGCCCAGATAACATGTCTGAATACAGCAAGCAGATGCAGAGATTCAACGTTGGTGAAGACTGTCCGGTATTTGATGGCCTGTTTGAGTTCTGTCAGTTAGCTACTGGTGGCTCTGTGGCAAGTGCTGTGAAACTTAATAAGCAGCAGACGGACATCGCTGTGAATTGGGCTGGGGGCCTGCACCATGCAAAGAAGTCTGAGGCATCTGGCTTCTGTTACGTCAATGATATCATCTTGGCCATCCTGGAACTGCTAAAGTATCACCAGAGGGTGCTGTATGTTGACATTGATATTCACCATGGCGATGGCGTGGAAGAGGCCTTCTATACCACAGACCAGGTCATGACTGTGTCCTTTCATAAATATGGAGAGTACTTCCCAGGAACTGGGGATCTACGGGATATTGGGGCTGGCAAAGGCAAGTATTATGCTGTTAACTACCCGCTTCGAGATGGGATTGATGACGAGTCCTATGAGGCCATTTTCAAGCTGGTCATATCCAAAGTAATGGAGATGTTTCAACCCAGTGTGGTCGTCTTACAGTGTGGCTCTGACTCCCTGTCTGGGGATCGGTTAGGTTGTTTCAATCTGACCATGAAAGGACATGCCAAGTGTGTGGAATTTGTGAAGAGCTTTAACCTGCCTATGCTGATGCTGGGAGGAGGTGGCTACACCATTCGTAATGTTGCCCGATGCTGGATGTATGAAATAGCTGTCGCCCTGGACACAGAGATTCCTAATGAGCTTCCATACAATGACTGCTTTGAATACTTTGGGCCAGATTTCAAACTTCACATCAGTCCTTCCAATATGACTAACCAGAACACAAATGATTACCTGGAGAAGATCAAACAGTGACTGTTTGAGAACCTGAGAATGCTGCCCCATGCACCTGGGGTCCAAATGCAGGCGATTCCTGAGGACACCATTCCAGAGGAGAGTGGTGATGAGGATGAGGAAGACCCTGACAAGCGCATCTCGATCTGTTCCTCTGACAAACGAATTGCCTGTGAGGAAGAGTTCTCCGACTCTGATGAGGAGGGAGAAGGTGGTCGCAAGAACTCTTCCAACTTCAAAAAAGCCAAGAGAGTCAAAACTGaggatgaaaaagagaaagacccagaagagaagaaagaagtcaCAGAGGAGGAGAAAACCAAGGAGGACAAGCAAGAAGCCAAAGGGGTTAAAGAGGAGGTCAAATTGGCCTGA